In Fundidesulfovibrio soli, a single genomic region encodes these proteins:
- a CDS encoding flagellin has product MSLVINHNMMAMNASRNLNNSYGKLSVATRRLSSGLRVGTAADDAAGLAIRELMRADIASINQGVRNANDAISMIQTGDGALQVVDEKLIRLKELATQASTGTYTSDQRLIIDSEYQAMCSEITRIASATNFNGIYLLNGNLSSVAHDGTGLNPTGRIKIHFGSGNSSAEDYYFISIGNSTASGLGIGMSAGPGRAGRSISTQDLAQKALQALSDAIVSKDKIRANLGATQNRLSNTIQNLQIQAENLQAAESQISDVDVATEMTEFVRQQILTQSAVAMLSQANSLPKMATQLLQG; this is encoded by the coding sequence ATGTCCCTGGTCATCAATCACAACATGATGGCGATGAACGCCTCTCGAAACCTCAACAACTCGTACGGCAAGCTGTCCGTCGCGACCCGCCGCCTGTCGTCGGGCCTGCGTGTGGGCACCGCCGCCGACGACGCCGCCGGACTGGCGATCCGCGAACTCATGCGCGCGGACATCGCGTCCATCAACCAGGGCGTGCGCAACGCCAACGACGCCATCTCCATGATCCAGACCGGCGACGGCGCGCTCCAGGTGGTGGACGAGAAGCTCATCCGCCTCAAGGAACTGGCGACCCAGGCGTCCACGGGCACCTACACCTCGGACCAGCGCCTGATCATCGACTCGGAATACCAGGCCATGTGCTCGGAAATCACCCGAATCGCCAGCGCCACCAACTTCAACGGCATCTACCTGCTCAACGGCAACCTCTCCAGCGTCGCCCACGACGGCACGGGGCTGAACCCCACCGGCAGGATCAAGATCCACTTCGGCTCCGGCAACTCCAGCGCCGAGGACTACTATTTCATCAGCATCGGCAACTCCACCGCCTCGGGCCTGGGCATCGGCATGTCCGCCGGCCCCGGCAGGGCAGGGCGCTCCATCTCCACGCAGGATCTGGCCCAGAAGGCCCTGCAGGCGCTGTCCGACGCCATCGTCTCCAAGGACAAGATCCGCGCGAACCTGGGCGCCACCCAGAACCGCCTGTCCAACACCATCCAGAACCTGCAGATTCAGGCGGAGAACCTCCAGGCCGCCGAATCGCAGATCTCGGACGTGGATGTCGCCACCGAAATGACGGAGTTCGTCCGTCAGCAGATTCTCACGCAGTCCGCGGTCGCGATGCTCTCGCAGGCCAACAGCCTGCCCAAGATGGCCACCCAGCTGCTGCAGGGCTAG
- the rnc gene encoding ribonuclease III, whose amino-acid sequence MTEDALDSLQECISYRFGQVKLLTTALTHSSYANEQGCTHNERLEFLGDAVLELTVSEELFNRFPDAPEGALTKLRARLVSMPGLAEMARALNLDAFVYLGKGEQSQGGGKRDSLLADAFEAILGAVFVDGGFEAARGVVRRLFAERWPEGLEQPKVRDFKSRLQELTQQSHRTRPIYRLLGSHGPEHEKVFEVELVLPGGGTLLATGASVKKAEQNAARMALESYQNNQGQNNQG is encoded by the coding sequence ATGACGGAAGATGCGTTGGATAGCCTTCAGGAATGTATTTCCTATCGCTTTGGGCAAGTCAAGCTGTTGACTACCGCCCTCACCCACAGCTCCTATGCCAACGAGCAGGGCTGCACCCACAACGAACGTTTGGAATTTCTGGGTGATGCGGTACTGGAGCTTACCGTTTCCGAGGAACTTTTCAACCGTTTTCCCGACGCCCCGGAAGGCGCGCTGACCAAGCTGCGCGCCCGGCTGGTGAGCATGCCGGGCCTCGCCGAGATGGCCCGCGCGCTCAACCTGGACGCATTCGTGTATCTTGGCAAGGGCGAGCAGTCCCAGGGCGGGGGCAAGCGCGATTCGCTCCTGGCGGACGCTTTCGAGGCGATTCTTGGGGCGGTGTTCGTGGACGGCGGCTTCGAGGCCGCCCGGGGGGTGGTGCGCCGCCTGTTCGCGGAGCGTTGGCCCGAAGGCCTGGAGCAGCCAAAGGTGCGCGATTTCAAGAGCAGGCTGCAGGAACTGACCCAGCAGAGCCACCGCACGCGGCCCATCTACCGGCTGCTGGGCAGCCACGGCCCGGAGCACGAAAAGGTGTTCGAGGTGGAGCTTGTGCTCCCCGGAGGCGGGACGCTTCTGGCCACGGGGGCCAGCGTGAAGAAGGCCGAGCAGAACGCGGCGCGCATGGCGCTCGAATCCTACCAGAATAATCAGGGCCAGAACAATCAGGGTTGA